Within Natator depressus isolate rNatDep1 chromosome 6, rNatDep2.hap1, whole genome shotgun sequence, the genomic segment CAAACAATTAAAGTCCGTATGTATCCATTTCCAAATGTACAATACACAAGATTCCAGTTAGACCTGGCCCTCTCTTCAGAAGTGCTGCTGGGGGATGTTCTCATGGCCAAAGAGCTGGCTTGTTAACAAAGGTGTTTGTGTTGTTGCCTGAAGGTTTTGGGGGGACTGTTTGGATTTTTCATCCATCTTACACTAGTGACCCTTTTGCTCTTGAGAACAAAACATTAAGCACAATAAGATACGTGTGGACAAATGTCCCCTGAGAATTTGCACAGCCAGATAATTTTGAGCAAATATTAGCATGGTCCATTCTAGCTGGTGATGCTTTGTACTATCAGGGGATTTGAAAAGCCCACCTAAAGTGTTTAGTGACTTAGTAGCACAGCCCCGTTGAAACACAAACACAGTTGAAAGTGAATGGAGCTGTGGTCCTAAATCATTGAAGCACTTTGAAAAGCCCACTCTAAATtcatgaattatttgcatcacagTAGTACCTGAGGGCCTCAAATGAGAGCAGGGCCCCCTCGTGCTCGGCGATTGGTGGGCCAGTCAATGAGACAAGTGAAGTGATTTGTCCCAggtacagcaggtcagtggcaaaactagGAATGGAACTCATGTCTCCTAACTCTGTccagtgtcctaaccactaggccatgtTTCCTTGTGGTGCTACCTAGAATGACACAGGCATAGTTCTGTGCTTAATACCATAGAGTCACTGGGAAACAGAaaagggggaggagagtgggaaaTCATTgctgtttttcctctcttctaGCTAGCCCAGCTCTCCGAGAAGTGAACTGTGTTTAATCTCCTGCGGCTTTGTGTTCATTTTCAGAATTAACCTTGAAATCATACGTGCGGAGTCCAGTTCCAATTTAAAGAAGCTGCTAGAACTTGAGCGAAAGGTTTTGTCATCGAAAGACGACGTGAAAGCCCAGTATGAGACGCCCATCCAGGTCAGTGAAAGGAGTGCCCTCCTTTGAGGAGAGAAGAGCCGAGACTCTGCAAAGGCAGATTGTTCAGGGAGGAGTGAAGGGTGGAAACATTTGTCCCCTCATCGCCTCTcatatttgaaaatgaatgtgaatGCCACACAACCCTTTTGTGTTCATTTGCCATGACCAGCAGGTACTGACTAGAAAGGCAGagagcagggataaaggagaacCCAAGCCATCTTTGCACTTCTTCTCCTAactgccccaggagctcctgGGTCACAGccaaggatctgggccttggaaCTGAACTCTAGTTACATTGTCATTCTAACTACTTTTTTCCATTAGTCTTTCCTTGCAATGTCTGATGCACAATGCTTTGTAACTTGGCCTAAATGCATTTCAGGACAGCATAAATGCATCAAAGAAGTTGGAGGAGGAGTTTGAAATCATTGAAATGAAGAAGGGGGAACTTGCAAATTATCTCTGTGAAGATGCAAACAAGCTGTCATTAGAAGATATATTTAGCACCATGAAAACCTTCAGGGATCTCTTCATCAGAGCACTAAAGGTTTGCATTTGTGAACATTATGCAGTAGGATCCAGGTGCTGGAACACATGCATCAGTTCAGATAGTAAATAGGACCTGATTTTCCCTTACATCTGAGCTCCATTTGGTGCATGGGGCAAGGGCAGGGCCATCAAGGAGCTCATTATGGCCCTTTGATTCAGCACTGGCCCAGCCCTGGTTTTCATTAGAGCAACCAAGTGGCTACTCTAACTTCTCCACAGGCATAAGGTCCCTAAGGGACTATGTGCAACTGGAGAACTGGTGTAACAAAGCTCTGCTCCGCCATACCCTCAGCCGACCCCCACCATGCTCCTTGCCCTATTCCATCCACCTCTAAGCATGTCCCCTAAGCCAGGTGGGCAGGACTGCAAGAAGTGTTCTCCACTGGCCATTTCCAGCTGGAATCTATCCACTTTGCACCATCTGATCACACTGGAGGATATGAACCTGAGGTCAGATCCTGAGCTAGGGCCTTCCCCTGCTAAAGTCCatgggatttttgccactgaCATTACTGGGTTCTGGGTGTGGTACTGAAACAGCCAGCTTGGGGATTTGACTGAGATCTGCAGGCAGCTTTCAGATTGTGATGTGCACTAACGAAGGAACCTCTTTGCCGAGTGAGGATGGAGAGCTCAGTGAGCTTTGCACTACCAAGCTAGAGCTGCTAGGCTAGAGGTTGGCATTAACCCAGAGTTTGAGTGATGGACCCAGGACGCTCTCTCTTCCAGGATAAGTTTGTAGAAAAGTTGTGGATTTATAGTGGGTCAGAAACTGATCCCTGAGTCCAGCCCAAGCAACCAGGTTTGACTCAGAGAGGGTTTTGCAGCAGCTTGGGAGGGTTGCAGAGTCCATTGCAGCCAGTTGGGGGAGATTCCTCAGCCTGCTGTACATCCCCTGTATGTGGGGCATCTGGACAATAGATCCAGTCACTGCCCGTCCCCACGGCACACTGCGGGATGGGGATGGAGCCCCAGCCAAGTACACTCACTGCCTCTCACCCCCCACAACGGGGGAGcacacagctcccagctgcctaTTGGATctctctgggagggaggagccaggatttccccctTGTTTTGCACAAGCTGTGAATAGATTGAACCATCTTCCCTTTAGGTGGCTTTGCTACTAGATATTAAACCAAACATCCCCTGTGACTCTTCTCTGGCTCCAGGAAAACAAGGACAGGAAGGAACAAGCTGTAAAGgcagaaaaaaggaagaaacagtTGGAAGAGGAAGAGGCTAAGAGACAAAAGGGAGACAACGGGAAGATCAGTGAGTATTTGAAAGGGTTTATTTAAAAGGAGATGTAcatacctcacccagcttgtctctctatgGATTATAAtacagtatcttttattggaccaacttctgttggggagagagacaagctttcgagcttacacagagatcttcttcaggtctggatgGAGAAGTTTACTGGActagacgttggtccaataaaagctattacctcacccccctcgtgtctcactaatatcctgggaccaatatggctacaataacactgcatacaatcCGTATAGGTGAGGACTGATAGAAGCTCCAAACTCTTCCTGCCTTAATGTTCCAATAATAATCATTCAGGGTAGATTTCTGAGTGTTCGATGGCTGAAGGCTTTTGGGTGCCTTAAAGAGGGTCCCTACCACAGTGCAGCAGAGAACAGCAAAGGAGAGAAACAAGATTAGCCCTCCCTCACTTTCAATAAAATTCAAGATACAGAACAGGAGCCATTTAAAGGCCTTGGCCTGCAGGGTGCCACAGGCATACTTTGGCATAGGGCAAAGCAGAGAGAATACTAGAGGCGCCGACCCTGGTTGGCAAGGGCTCTGGGCCAGGTTCTTCGCTGCCCTTCGCCTTCCATagtcattcacacctgtgcagtGGGTGTAGAAAGGTGCCAGCTCAGAGTGGCAGTGTttgacacccactttgcactggaaTGGGTGATACCGCAAGGGGcagggcaatggaaaatcaggGCCTGCTCCCCAGCATATACCCTTGGTGGTAACCCCACCGCTTTCAACTATCACTGCCCATTCCCCCGGAGTGCAACGTTAGCCATTTTCCCATTTTTGTTTAAACACTAGTTAAGAAAGGGGCCGTGAAGCAGGACGAGGTGTGTGTTATTGATGCCCTGCTGGCCGACATAAAGAAAGGTTTCCAGTTGCGGAAAACGGCTAAAAACAAGAGTGCGCCGGACACTGCTCCTAAAGCCTCACCTGCCGAAACGCTGAAGGAGAGAGAGCCTGGTAAGACCAAAGACCCAACCATACCTGCAACCATTAACCTCTAGCCTGCTGCAAATATTGTAGCAAAACAAATACATATGTAACCCACACgtcttctgggtgtggtgttctgtcccatctagtggcaccgagaccacttaaagataaaatgagtctgctctacagcctcagCTAACAgtcagctggcttttagctcatgcagtcgaggctcatgcactaagctccggagtcccaggttcgatcccgcccgccgacgactggggtctgttggcgttacacatACAGAGGAACTTCTCTTCTTTGAATTGTTGCAGTTGATCAATAGACGAGGGGGACCATTTTCAAAAAATTGTGCAAGTGACGAAGTCCCATTTTCCAAGGGACTTGGGCACTTCGGGAAATGTTACCCAAGAGATGCTTATTTTCTAAATTTGCAGTGTGAGCTTCCTTTCCGCTTTTGAGGTGGtagcctccactcccagaggcaAACCAGCCAACAATCTTGTTTAAGGCCGTCACCCTGGCCTGCCACAAGAGATAACTTGCAAATTGCAGCCTTCCTGCAATCCCTTTAaaaagcagggctgggctgggttggtaCTTGGATGGAGAAGCCCAGATGGGGGGAACTTCTGAACACATGTCTCAGGCAGAGCTATTTCCTGCAACAAGACTTggacagcaggatcaggcccatgatgCCAGCTGGGAATTCATTGGCCCTTAGCTCCCCTCAGGTAGGCTCCTATGCAGCATGTctaagttccattgatttcagagggaatgaaactGATTAACGTCAATGGGAGCTAAGCACAAACTCAAAATTATacgctgaagtgctttgctgtgttggagcctgggttctgaacCAAATGCCCCCATGTGATGTTTGGGGTCACTGGACTATAGGAGTGGCTAGTTTTTGGATGAGACGTAAAAAGCTCCTGACCGCATACGGCCATTATAAATCCATTGGCCCCTTTGCCCTGAGCCGTTAGCCCGGGGCCCATTGCAGGTGGTCAGATTACACTCAGACGACCCATTGTTGTTGGTTGACAGTCACATGCTAGACTAAACAACTGTGCCTGATCCTGTGTTGTCCGTTTAAAGGAAAGAGTGTTGATGCGTCAGAAACAGCAGCAGCGAAGGAAAGTGCCTCTGAGACCAAGCAAAAGGATGGCAATCAGCACACAGAAAACACTCCAGCCTCAGAAGCTGCTGCCACTGCGACGGCTACCGGTAGAGTTGTCAAAGAGACACCAGCTTCCGATGAAGTGCTTCCTAAAGACAGAGCTGGAGGAAGTTCGCCACAACAGCCCTGTACTGACAGGAGCGCCTTACCTTCAACTGAAGTTGAGGGAACCCATCAGCCCAACAATGGAGTGGGTATTCAGCAGATCAACGGCTCGTGTAGCTTTCAAGAGAACGTGGAATACAACGCCATTGTGTTCGCGCCATCGAACCCCGGAACAACTATAAAGTTTGCAAGCAGCTATTCAGGCAACTGTACTGGTTTAGAAGAGGAATTGAACGGATCCCTCTCAGGAGACAAAAACAGTGAATCCGGACCCACTCAGTTAGAAGGAGGCCTGGTGTCTAATGAACAAACGTCACAACCAAGTGATGCAGTTGGGAACGAGGCTAAAACCAGAGCTGAACTAGCACCTGGCAGTGCTAAAATGACTCCAACCAATGAGTCGAGTTCTCAGCATACAGAGTTAAGggggacagagaaagaaaatgacGACCCGGCCGCAGACTCCTTGCTGGACACCTCACAGGAGAAATCCTTCTCAGAAGAGCCAGTGACTGATTCTTCTTGCTCAGCAACAGTCCCTCCGGCGCAAGCACTTACTGACAAGGAAGGGCAAAGAGGGTCTGGGAAACGGAGAAAGAAGAAACGACACAGCAAAAGCCAGTCAGGTAACACATTTCAGTGCAGCATATGGAGATTAGCAACACTTTAGCTAAATACAGGAGACGGAGTTCACATCTTCAGCTCTCTAGGATTTTTTAATTAGAAGTATTCCTTCCTTTTTTAGGGTCCAGTCCtgcaccagtgaagtcaataggagttttactaCCCTCCAGAAAAACACTGTTTAATGCAGATGTCCTTTAAAATCGGAGACTGGTTAAACAATGCAAAAACATTGGCCCCACTACCCATTAGGGGCAtgtataaatagtttataaagggttaatgatTAATGGATCAATAAAAAGATGTTGCACATATGAGTGGAGTACAGGACAGATGGTGACAAGCACATCTGTCAAAGGTGCTACAGATAGTTGTAAGTTAAAGTTAGATGCAACTAACTGGCCCATTGGACTCTAAAAGCTGTGATTAATCATTTACTATAGTAGAGACTAACCATTCATTataacatctattaatcatttgtTAACCcatataaactatttataaatgtatcTTTAATATAAGTGTATTAAAACTCTTCCCCGTACTCCCATCACCCAATTTTTATGAGGTTTTCCCCAAGACATCAGTTACAAGAGTATTCTGCACATGAGAATTAGTGTCACCGAAGTGTAAAGTTCTGGTGTATTTCAGTGTGACCCTTCCTTAGTGTTAAATATTCAAGCACACAGcttgagagggaaaaaaatcacactgatgcTTGTGCAAAAGATCACGTTCTTAAGGCTAGAGACAGCTTTTAGATGTAGCCCTGACTACGTGtaactgtgctgccccaggaaGGACTGGGGGACTCTCTGGCACCATTCCTCCAGAGCTCTCCGTCTCACTTGGGATTCATGGGGAGATCTGCTGTATCTTCTAGAGGGCTGACACAGTGTATTCCCATTGCTGTCCCAACCCGACATGTGCCCCGCCAGCTCCAATGGTCACCAGACGGGAAGGACAGTAGTAGACCCATGTCTCTTCAACTctccaccccttctcctccctcATGAGTAAAGGGGAGAGAATATTGGGCATGCAGCTCCTGCTCTTCCCACCTCCATGGCTGGAGACATGATCAAATGGTGTCTTTCCCATGcagtgggatggggctggggcttTTACTCCACTTTACTCCTTGGGTGGCCACCATAGGCCCCAAGCACAATTTAATCGTTTAAGTTTTCAGACTGTTTAGCTATTGACTAAACGAATCGTTTTTAGTCCCAAGAAATATAAACTAGTCATGTTTCCAAGAGGACAGTCTCTGTCCTATGACGTTCCATGTTGTTACCTTTATGTCACAGCGGTCAGATATATTTAGTGTCtctcttttatttaaaagcagAGGTTGACATTGATACTGGAGATAATAAAACCAAAAATCGTTGTGTGATACAGTGAGGTATGTAAACACGCAACATTGCTTTTATGTGAACTAACCCCAGCACTGGGACTTTACACTTTATGATGCCATCAGTAATCATTACGGCAACCAAGCTTTTTGCCTTAATATCTGATTATGTGTTTGTGATTTTTGCTgtccaagggcttgatcctgccccactggagtcagtggtaATACTCCCAgtgctgcaggatcaggtcccaaatgTCTGTCTTTTATGTCAGCAACAGCCAATCTACCTTTCCCAGCAGAGACCATAAAGTCTGGTGTTAATTACCTTAACCAGGATAACTGGAGGCCTTGCTTTtgtctgattattattttttccaaaaattgtAAAAATGTAACTTCAGTACATTCGTCCTTCGAAAGAGGCGACTGCTCCTCCCCTAGGCTTCCGGTTGTGGGTGGGGCTTATCCATTACAGGGTCGTTTTAACAGGTTTATTGGAATTATTTAAGCAGAATAGTGGACCAGGGAAGAAATTCTGCTCATACAGGACTACCAGCCCAACTGAAATCCAAATTTCACATGCTAGTCAGCACTAAGGTCTTGGTGTTCAAAGACATGTGCATGTACTTAAAATTAGGCTGATGAGTAATCCGTGGAAGTGAATGGAGCATGCAGCTGCTTACGGTTAAGCGCATGTGTACATCTTTCCAGGGCCATGTCttcactagagagcttacagcggcacagctgcatcggtatagctgtgctgctgtaagatctcccgTGTAGTCGCTGaccagagagagctctcccgttgatATAATTAAGCCACCACCCCagcgagcggcggtagctatgccCACAGGAAAGCATTTctcgctgacatagcactgtccacaccggcgcttctgtcagtgtaagggatattttttcacaccccgagtgacataagttttaccaacaaaagtgctagtgtaaacatAGCCCAGCACTGGGGCCTAATTTTGCTTTGTCTGAGACACCCATGCAGCTATGGGTAAACCCAATTTTTCTGAAACTCTCTATCAAgtgcccctgcacctcccacctgATATCAGGGTATTGTATGTTCCTGACATTTTACATTCCTCATTTACATTTTTACATGTATTTTTACATAAAACATTTACAGTTTTAAGAAAGCTTTGGGTGACCCCCACTAAGATTTTCATTTTCCAAGATTTGCCTTTATTTATATTAAGGGGACAGGGGGGAAATTGCATAGTTACATGTACTGAAATTGCATAGTTACATGTTTTCCTTTGCATTCTAATCATGAGCAGCCATAATTAAATGAACCAATAATCTGAACCCTCTGAATATCTGATTTCATgaacaaaatgtatttattctACAGAGTCTGCAGTTTCTTGCTATGTAAGAATATTGGGTATCCCTCCCTAGTGATCCCCGGGAACTAATATTCCTCTTAGCCAGTCATCTGCTGGTGGTGAAATAGAAGCCATGGGAACCTCtgctaagactttttttttttggtattttctgCATCAGTagcctgaaggctgctctaatttaccaTGACAGGAACCAATCTCTCTCAGCCATTTTGGTAGCCAAGGATTAGCCAGAGAGCTATGTGTTCCGTAAGAAGGCCATTTGGTGCTCTTTTGGGGTTGTTTGTCCCCCATGTGGTACTGAGACAAAACCAGATGTGGTTGTCTCCAGTATCATACCAAGGATGCCATAATGAAGAGTGTCCTTATCTGCCTCCACCACCAGCATTAGTGCACTGTCACACCAGCGAGATCTGGGCAATGTGCTCTTCAGAATGACCCCTCCAATGTGGTGCACACAAAGCCATGCTGAGGGACGGAGTCATGCGACGTTCCTGGCAGTGCCGGAACGTCCGGTGTTCTGGGCATGTGCGAGTGACCATCCTAGTGTTCTGACTCATGGCTCCTCCTGTACCAGTCACACCCCTTCTCTACAGCCTCCCACCTGAAAGAGGtgggcagctgctgtgctgtcTTTCAGAATCCAGTCGCCAAAGATtgacaggagcagcagcaaaaatTCACATTTGAGACACAGGTCAGGGACTGAGCCCCCATATGTCAGAAGTGTAGCTTCAAGAACATTAAAGATGTTCGGAGAGAGATGACCATACGTGAGTTTATAACATCCCTACTCAGACAAGACCTGAGGCACATCCAGGTTTTTTTTGGACTGGCCTTGGAATACACAAGAAAGCCACACACAAGAATTTacattaagggtctgatccaaaattGGTTGAAAATCAGtgggtctttccactgatttcagtgggctttgaatcaaacCCTGTGAGAGCTGTAAAGGTCCTGAAAGAAAGCAGTAAAAGTAAAGGCAATTCATAGCCGAGGTTGTCCTAAAATTCCAGCTATGATAGGGTCCCACCTTAATGTCTGTCTGTCAGTGCCCTCTGGTGATGAAGTATTGGAAGAACATGCTACAGTGAGCCCCTAACTGAAATTCTGTCCTTTCCTTCTTTATCTGGTGTCTGAACATTATGTGCTTGTGTGAATTAGAGTAGATGAGAAAAGCCCTTTTCTTCTGTTGCCCTACAGCCTCTAGCCACAACTTTTTCCTCACCAGTCTGTCTGTAAATCCGATTCATGGTTCCCACCTGTCAGTACAAGCAGCAGCACTGTTACTTCACTAGGCAATGAACGTTCGCTGTAAAAGAGAGTGGGAACAATCCCAGTAAAACTAGGAGATGAGTTGTGCTATTAGTCATCGTCACCTTCTGGAGAAAAAGTCGCTGGATTTCCATCCCCCCTTCCTTTCTACCGGAATACAGCCTTTTAGTTTGGAACCCAAGGAAGCACAATTTGCGGGGAATCAGGAGAACGGATTTACATTTGGGAAATGGCCATTTTTTAGAACCCTTTTGCTGGATCTTGAAGTCATGGCAGCTCCCCATGCTCCCCCCTGGCCAAATCCAGCTGGAAGATCAGAGCTGAACCTCTCGCAGCTTTTAGCATGCTGTGGGTCTGCAATAGCAGTAGAATAAAGACAGGCTTTGATGTGCTCAAATTTACCTTGTTTCACAGaaccatagattttaaagccatcTAGGCTGACCACCTGCATATCACCAACCATAGAACCTGATTCCTGAATTAACCCCAATTTTATTGAAATAGCTGTTTGTAAAGGCCAAATGATGCTACTTTtgttctcccctcacccccagaagTACAATTTTGTTCTTCAAAGAGTAAAAGATGAGTGCCTGTGCTTGGCACTTGTTTCTGTTTGAACAAAGCAGTGTGATCAcaaaagggaggagggaaaaaggaaaataaatcagGGAGGAAGTAGATTTCAGTTTATCAAGGGTTAcaaagaaaagtaaaacaaaaaagtcCCACACTATATattatctaaaaaagaaaaggagtacttgtggcaccttagcaactaacaaatttatttgagcataagctttcgtgagctacagctaaagcttatgctcaaataaatttgttagtctctaaggtgccacaagtactccttttctttttgcgaatacagactaacacggctgcttctctgaaacctatatGTTATCTGTTACATATACACCTTGACCTGCTCTTTTTTCCAAAAGGACTGTATTTCTtcagtcttaaaaaaaataaattaggatAACTTTCATGTTGGgtcatttttgttttctaattctAGGGGGATAACAACCCATCTTATCTTCTGCAACAGATTCAGTGCTTCTTATGGTCTTAAATTTTCTCATCTGCCACTATAATCTAATTATTCACTCTTGTGGGTGTGTATATTTTTAGCCATGGTGTCCATATCTGTAAAATATTCATGAGATCTGGAGGAGGTTTTGTTTGGTCAATGAGCTAGAAAGCACCTTAACATTTACAGattaaggctccaatcctgcaaatacttccTGAAGTGCCTAACTCACATGAGTA encodes:
- the LOC141989530 gene encoding inverted formin-2-like isoform X1; protein product: MAPVPPPPPPPPLPGLGGMPPPPPPLPGPGGMPPPPPPLPGLGGMPPPPPPLPGLGGMPPPPPPLPGLGAMPPPPPLPGVGGMPPPPPLPGLGGMPPPPPLPGLGGMPPPPPPGGNMEEVVVAHVDCALGYARPFPKKVKTPTLRMKKLNWQKLPSNVVRESRSMWASVSSGSDEAIEPDYMSIEQLFCFPQTKPKEKAATPGKVEPKEITFLDSKKSLNLNIFLKQFKCSNKEVADMIQKGDRTKFDVEVLKQLLKLLPEKHEIENLKTFKEEEAKLASADQFYLLLLRVPSYQLRIECMLSYEETAVMLDMLQPKAEAIRKACEDLLTTHRLPVFCQLILKVGNFLNYGSHTGDADGFKISTLLKLTETKANQTRVTLLHHILEEVEKSHTDLLQLPKDLECVSKAAGINLEIIRAESSSNLKKLLELERKVLSSKDDVKAQYETPIQDSINASKKLEEEFEIIEMKKGELANYLCEDANKLSLEDIFSTMKTFRDLFIRALKENKDRKEQAVKAEKRKKQLEEEEAKRQKGDNGKIIKKGAVKQDEVCVIDALLADIKKGFQLRKTAKNKSAPDTAPKASPAETLKEREPGKSVDASETAAAKESASETKQKDGNQHTENTPASEAAATATATGRVVKETPASDEVLPKDRAGGSSPQQPCTDRSALPSTEVEGTHQPNNGVGIQQINGSCSFQENVEYNAIVFAPSNPGTTIKFASSYSGNCTGLEEELNGSLSGDKNSESGPTQLEGGLVSNEQTSQPSDAVGNEAKTRAELAPGSAKMTPTNESSSQHTELRGTEKENDDPAADSLLDTSQEKSFSEEPVTDSSCSATVPPAQALTDKEGQRGSGKRRKKKRHSKSQSEVDIDTGDNKTKNRCVIQ
- the LOC141989530 gene encoding inverted formin-2-like isoform X2 encodes the protein MPPPPPPLPGLGGMPPPPPPLPGLGAMPPPPPLPGVGGMPPPPPLPGLGGMPPPPPPGGNMEEVVVAHVDCALGYARPFPKKVKTPTLRMKKLNWQKLPSNVVRESRSMWASVSSGSDEAIEPDYMSIEQLFCFPQTKPKEKAATPGKVEPKEITFLDSKKSLNLNIFLKQFKCSNKEVADMIQKGDRTKFDVEVLKQLLKLLPEKHEIENLKTFKEEEAKLASADQFYLLLLRVPSYQLRIECMLSYEETAVMLDMLQPKAEAIRKACEDLLTTHRLPVFCQLILKVGNFLNYGSHTGDADGFKISTLLKLTETKANQTRVTLLHHILEEVEKSHTDLLQLPKDLECVSKAAGINLEIIRAESSSNLKKLLELERKVLSSKDDVKAQYETPIQDSINASKKLEEEFEIIEMKKGELANYLCEDANKLSLEDIFSTMKTFRDLFIRALKENKDRKEQAVKAEKRKKQLEEEEAKRQKGDNGKIIKKGAVKQDEVCVIDALLADIKKGFQLRKTAKNKSAPDTAPKASPAETLKEREPGKSVDASETAAAKESASETKQKDGNQHTENTPASEAAATATATGRVVKETPASDEVLPKDRAGGSSPQQPCTDRSALPSTEVEGTHQPNNGVGIQQINGSCSFQENVEYNAIVFAPSNPGTTIKFASSYSGNCTGLEEELNGSLSGDKNSESGPTQLEGGLVSNEQTSQPSDAVGNEAKTRAELAPGSAKMTPTNESSSQHTELRGTEKENDDPAADSLLDTSQEKSFSEEPVTDSSCSATVPPAQALTDKEGQRGSGKRRKKKRHSKSQSEVDIDTGDNKTKNRCVIQ